One region of Catenuloplanes indicus genomic DNA includes:
- the mtlA gene encoding PTS mannitol transporter subunit IICB has protein sequence MSTYTPQAEGSGIRATIQRLGGHLAGMVMPNIGAFIAWGLITALFIPTGWIPNEDFAKLVDPMIKFLLPILIGYTGGRIVHGQRGAVVGAVATMGVIVGADMPMFLGAMIIGPLAAFIIKLFDQAIEGKVRPGFEMLIDNFSAGIVGGAFALLAAWRIGPATEWIMRMLGNGVDWLVDLGVLPAVSILVEPAKILFLNNAINHGVFTPLGVQQVTENGKSIMFMIESNPGPGLGLLLAFFFFGPKLLRPSTPAAMIIHFFGGIHEIYFPYVLMKPRLILAMIAGGAAGVTTFMITGAGLVASPSPGSIFAYAAVTPRGAGNWIGMIAGILIAAAVTFAVASVLLGFGRLKEDQEVDEASAEALGAETADDSVKASNPAVARTAEPGTA, from the coding sequence ATGAGCACATACACCCCCCAAGCTGAAGGCTCGGGTATACGAGCCACCATTCAGCGTCTCGGCGGCCACCTGGCCGGCATGGTCATGCCCAACATCGGCGCGTTCATCGCGTGGGGCCTGATCACGGCGCTGTTCATCCCGACGGGCTGGATCCCGAACGAGGACTTCGCCAAGCTCGTCGACCCGATGATCAAGTTCCTGCTGCCGATCCTCATCGGTTACACCGGTGGCCGGATCGTGCACGGGCAGCGCGGTGCCGTCGTCGGCGCCGTCGCGACCATGGGCGTCATCGTCGGCGCGGACATGCCGATGTTCCTCGGCGCGATGATCATCGGCCCGCTGGCCGCCTTCATCATCAAGCTGTTCGACCAGGCGATCGAGGGCAAGGTCCGTCCCGGCTTCGAGATGCTGATCGACAACTTCTCGGCCGGCATCGTCGGTGGCGCGTTCGCGCTGCTGGCGGCGTGGCGCATCGGCCCGGCCACCGAGTGGATCATGCGAATGCTGGGCAACGGCGTCGACTGGCTGGTCGACCTGGGCGTGCTGCCCGCGGTGTCGATCCTGGTCGAGCCGGCCAAGATCCTGTTCCTGAACAACGCCATCAACCACGGCGTGTTCACCCCGCTCGGTGTCCAGCAGGTCACGGAGAACGGCAAGTCGATCATGTTCATGATCGAGTCGAACCCCGGCCCGGGGCTCGGCCTGCTGCTGGCGTTCTTCTTCTTCGGCCCGAAGCTGCTGCGCCCGTCCACCCCGGCCGCGATGATCATCCACTTCTTCGGCGGCATCCACGAGATCTACTTCCCGTACGTGCTGATGAAGCCGCGCCTGATCCTGGCCATGATCGCGGGCGGCGCGGCCGGCGTCACCACCTTCATGATCACTGGTGCCGGCCTGGTCGCCAGCCCGTCGCCGGGCTCGATCTTCGCCTACGCCGCCGTCACCCCGCGCGGCGCCGGCAACTGGATCGGCATGATCGCCGGAATCCTGATCGCCGCCGCGGTCACGTTCGCGGTCGCCTCCGTGCTGCTCGGCTTCGGCCGGCTGAAGGAGGACCAGGAGGTCGACGAGGCCTCGGCCGAGGCGCTGGGCGCCGAGACCGCGGACGACTCGGTCAAGGCGAGCAACCCGGCCGTGGCCCGCACCGCCGAGCCCGGCACTGCCTGA
- the pfkB gene encoding 1-phosphofructokinase has protein sequence MILTVTLNPSLDRAVEIDTLTRGEVLRATNAHIDPGGKGVNVSRALLANGVASTAVVPCGGEEGAQLVRMLEAEGVAMVAVPIAGRTRSNITIAEPDGTVTKINETGPVLAPAEFAAVIEAVLDAARTADWVVLCGSLPPGPSVEAFGELCARLVAAGARLAVDTSGPALGVAAAAGAALVKPNREELAEAVGSELQTLGDVVEAANALRKAGAGTVLASLGADGAVLIEDSGVVIGRSPVSAPRSTVGAGDALLAGFLSAGATGEAALAEGLAWGAAAVRQPGSRMPGPADMERETVHLDPRPDLGRRLHPRG, from the coding sequence ATGATCCTCACGGTCACGCTGAACCCGAGCCTGGACCGGGCCGTGGAGATCGACACGCTCACCCGCGGCGAGGTGCTGCGCGCCACGAACGCGCACATCGACCCGGGTGGCAAGGGCGTCAACGTCTCCCGCGCGCTGCTGGCCAACGGCGTCGCCTCCACGGCCGTGGTGCCGTGCGGCGGCGAGGAGGGCGCGCAGCTGGTGCGGATGCTGGAGGCGGAGGGCGTCGCGATGGTCGCGGTGCCGATCGCCGGCCGCACCCGCTCCAACATCACGATCGCCGAGCCGGACGGCACCGTTACGAAGATCAACGAAACCGGCCCGGTCCTCGCGCCGGCGGAGTTCGCCGCGGTCATCGAGGCCGTGCTGGACGCCGCGCGCACCGCGGACTGGGTGGTGCTCTGCGGCAGTCTCCCGCCCGGCCCGTCCGTCGAGGCGTTCGGCGAGCTCTGCGCCCGGCTCGTGGCGGCCGGCGCCCGGCTCGCGGTGGACACCAGCGGCCCGGCGCTCGGCGTCGCGGCCGCGGCCGGTGCCGCGCTGGTCAAGCCGAACCGCGAGGAGCTGGCCGAGGCCGTCGGCTCCGAGCTGCAGACGCTCGGCGATGTTGTCGAAGCGGCCAATGCACTGCGTAAGGCCGGCGCTGGTACGGTCCTGGCCAGCCTCGGCGCGGACGGCGCGGTCCTGATCGAGGACTCAGGCGTGGTCATCGGCAGGTCGCCGGTGAGCGCGCCGCGGAGCACGGTCGGCGCCGGTGACGCGCTGCTGGCCGGGTTCCTGTCCGCGGGCGCGACCGGCGAGGCCGCACTGGCGGAGGGCCTGGCCTGGGGCGCGGCGGCGGTCCGCCAGCCGGGCAGCCGCATGCCGGGCCCGGCCGACATGGAACGGGAGACCGTTCACCTCGATCCCCGGCCCGACCTGGGCCGGCGGCTTCACCCCCGGGGCTGA
- a CDS encoding DeoR/GlpR family DNA-binding transcription regulator: MYPEERQQEILRLARANARVDVVALADALNVTAETIRRDLTVLERAGVLRRVHGGAIPVERIGFEPALATRDSVLISEKERIAKAALAEVPAEGAIILDAGTTTARLAQLLPTDRELTVVVNSPVIAASLGLKSNLSVLLLGGRLRGKTLATVDDWALRPLEEMYVDVAFMGTNGLSTERGMTTPDPAEAAVKRAMINASRRVVLLADHTKVGNDYLARFGSMSDLDLLITDNGLDADLADEVEAAGVRVVRA, translated from the coding sequence ATGTACCCCGAAGAGCGCCAGCAGGAGATCCTGCGGCTCGCACGCGCCAACGCGCGTGTCGACGTCGTGGCGCTCGCCGACGCGCTCAACGTAACGGCTGAGACGATCCGGCGCGACCTCACGGTCCTGGAGCGGGCCGGCGTGCTGCGCCGGGTGCACGGCGGGGCCATCCCGGTCGAGCGGATCGGTTTCGAGCCGGCGCTGGCCACCCGCGACTCGGTCCTGATCAGTGAGAAGGAGCGGATCGCGAAGGCCGCGCTCGCGGAGGTGCCCGCCGAGGGCGCGATCATCCTCGACGCCGGCACCACCACGGCGCGGCTGGCTCAGCTTCTCCCCACCGACCGGGAGCTGACCGTCGTGGTCAACTCCCCGGTCATCGCCGCTTCGCTCGGCCTCAAGTCCAACCTCAGCGTGCTGCTGCTCGGCGGTCGTCTCCGGGGCAAGACCCTGGCGACCGTCGACGACTGGGCGCTACGTCCTCTCGAGGAGATGTACGTGGACGTCGCCTTCATGGGCACAAACGGGCTCTCCACGGAGCGCGGAATGACGACACCCGACCCGGCCGAGGCCGCGGTCAAGCGCGCGATGATCAACGCGTCCCGCCGGGTCGTGCTGCTCGCCGACCACACCAAGGTGGGCAACGACTACCTGGCCCGGTTCGGGTCGATGTCCGACCTCGACCTGCTGATCACGGACAACGGGCTCGACGCGGACCTGGCCGACGAGGTCGAGGCCGCGGGCGTCCGGGTGGTGCGGGCATGA
- a CDS encoding FAD-dependent oxidoreductase has product MNDVRRIAIVGAGPAGIYAADALCRSGVDLSIDVLDALPAPFGLVRYGVAPDQKIKSVAAVLGRTLARPEVRFLGNVSAGVHLTVPELRRHYDAVLVATGAPESRRLDVPGADLPGSRPAGDFVAWYNGNPDRPPAIDLGRHRVAVIGAGNMALDVVRMLVKDVTELVRTDVPDDVVPVLRARTVTDVFVVVRRGPEAVRFTPPELRHLGRLPGVDLLVDPADVAVPAGAGEGAAVRASAVDILRGRARAKIADRAEMLRACFTQP; this is encoded by the coding sequence ATGAATGACGTGCGACGCATCGCGATCGTGGGCGCGGGACCGGCCGGTATCTACGCGGCGGACGCGCTGTGCCGTAGCGGCGTGGACCTGTCGATCGACGTGCTCGACGCGTTGCCGGCACCGTTCGGGCTGGTCCGCTACGGCGTCGCACCGGACCAGAAGATCAAGTCGGTGGCCGCGGTGCTCGGCCGGACGCTGGCCCGGCCGGAGGTCCGGTTCCTCGGCAACGTCTCGGCCGGCGTGCACCTCACCGTGCCGGAGCTGCGCCGCCACTACGACGCGGTGCTGGTCGCCACGGGTGCGCCGGAGAGCCGGCGGCTGGACGTACCGGGCGCGGACCTGCCCGGCAGCCGGCCCGCGGGTGACTTCGTCGCCTGGTACAACGGGAATCCGGACCGGCCGCCGGCGATCGACCTCGGCAGGCACCGGGTCGCGGTGATCGGCGCCGGCAACATGGCGCTGGACGTGGTGCGCATGCTGGTCAAGGACGTGACCGAACTGGTACGTACGGACGTGCCGGACGACGTCGTCCCGGTGCTGCGGGCCCGCACCGTCACCGACGTGTTCGTGGTGGTCCGCCGCGGTCCGGAGGCGGTCCGGTTCACCCCGCCGGAGCTGCGCCACCTCGGCCGTCTCCCGGGCGTGGACCTGCTGGTCGACCCGGCCGACGTGGCCGTGCCGGCGGGCGCCGGCGAGGGCGCGGCCGTGCGGGCGAGCGCGGTGGACATCCTGCGGGGCCGTGCCCGAGCGAAGATCGCGGACCGGGCGGAGATGTTGCGGGCCTGCTTCACCCAGCCCTGA